In Candidatus Methylomirabilota bacterium, the following proteins share a genomic window:
- a CDS encoding DinB family protein has product MDYAFLVDTYASERLKTLSVWAMFDDADLDVRPHPNLARDRTFREHMVHQCLSEDKWFTGMLAIDVGAPPLAAEETRLAFIRRYAEDSAKRLTRLGEKDAEWWKQNVAFFDTIHSRAWIMVRRIAHTAHHRAEQTTLLRLLGRQVWSVYGPSVDTGGLPANGARTIYAYPSIEALIAGESRGGEKTVLPGPGSHPSTERSGQS; this is encoded by the coding sequence ATGGACTACGCGTTCCTTGTCGACACCTATGCGAGCGAGCGTCTCAAGACTCTCTCGGTGTGGGCGATGTTCGACGATGCCGACCTCGACGTTCGGCCGCACCCGAATCTCGCACGTGACCGCACGTTCCGCGAGCACATGGTTCATCAGTGCCTAAGCGAGGATAAGTGGTTCACGGGAATGCTAGCGATCGACGTCGGCGCGCCGCCGCTCGCCGCCGAGGAGACGCGCTTAGCCTTTATCCGCCGGTACGCCGAGGATTCGGCGAAGCGACTCACCCGGCTCGGGGAGAAGGATGCCGAGTGGTGGAAGCAGAACGTCGCGTTCTTCGACACGATCCACAGCCGCGCGTGGATCATGGTGAGACGCATCGCACACACGGCGCACCATCGCGCGGAGCAGACGACGCTGCTGAGACTCCTGGGCCGTCAGGTCTGGAGCGTATACGGGCCCTCCGTGGACACCGGTGGCCTGCCGGCGAACGGCGCGCGCACGATCTATGCGTATCCGAGCATCGAGGCGCTTATCGCCGGGGAATCGCGCGGAGGGGAAAAGACGGTGTTGCCCGGCCCGGGTTCGCACCCGAGCACGGAGCGCTCGGGGCAGTCGTAG